Genomic DNA from Pedobacter africanus:
AGCCTATATGCTGTGCATATACAATTACTATTCAGGTAAAAAATCTGAACGGGAGCTGATGGTGAAATACACGCCTGTAGAGAAGGCCATCAGCAATGCACTGACCTGGTTTAAGGAAAATAATTACTGTTAATTACCAGGAAATGTTGATTGGTTCGCTTATAATAATGCTACTTAGAATGAATACAGCACAAGTGGAGGCGGTTTTTCAAAGTAAACTGTTTAAATACAGCATCAGGATATTTGTGCTGTTGATATTCAGTATTATTTTTAAATCCTTTGACCTTACCTTCCCGAAAAATTCCAGTCCCTATTTTTTCAGGGCGCAAGCTTTTAGTCTGATGTTTGTGTTGGTTGGTCTGGTGGTATGGGAAGGTGCGGTAAGGTTATCCAAATATGTAGAGCGGTATGTTTTTAATAAAAATCTATCTTACAAGCTGTTATTCCTTTGTTTTAGCCTGATTGTTTACGGTCTGTTGTCCAGCTTCCTGTTTGGTTTTTCTTATTCGGTATTTGATATCCTGCTGTACAAGAAGTACGAAGCCTGGACCAGCTTTTCTTCTTTGAGTTACGACCTGTATTTCGGTGCGTTTATGTTCTATCTGCTGATCCTGGCTTATAGTGGTATTGTCTTTTATTATAAGAACTGGAAAGAAAGCCAGCTAAACGCTGAGCGGCTGATGCGGGAAAACATACAGGCAAAGTACGACGTTCTGAAAAGTCAGATAGACCCGCATTTCTTCTTTAATTCATTAAGTGTATTGACCAATCTGGTATATAAGAGTGCAGACCTGTCAGCAGAGTACATTACCCAACTTGCAAAAAGTTACCGCTATATCCTGGATAAGAAGTTTGAAAACCTGGTCTCGATACGCACGGAACTGGAATTTCTGGAGTCTTATTCTTTCCTGATCCGGATCAGACATCAAAGCAGTATTGTCTTTAATATTGATATTGAAGAAAAAACAATGCATACCGGTATGGTGCCGCCCGCAACCCTGCAGATGCTGGTTGAAAATGCGGTAAAACACAATCGTTTTTCGGCCAATGACCCCCTGCACATCAACATCAGGGATGAAGGGGATTCGCTGATTGTGTCCAATGACCTTAGAAAACGTTCCGGCCTGCATAACTCGATTGGTGTTGGGCTGGACAACATTAGTAAAAGATATGAACTGACCAGCGACAAAAGGATCGAGATCACAGAGACCAATGATGAATTTATTGTTAAAGTCCCTATAATTAATACCTATGAAGATTATCATATTCGAGGATGAGAAGCACAATGCGGAGCGGTTGGTACAGCTGCTGCAGAAATGCCTGGAGGCGGTTGAAGTTTTAGCCATTATCGAATCTGTAGAAGAGGGATTACGGTGGTTAAGCAATAATGAAAATGCCGCAGAACTTATTTTTATGGACATTCAACTGTCGGACGGCAATTGCTTTGAGCTATTTGAAAAAATGGAAATTCAAACTCCGATTGTATTTACCACTGCTTATGATAGTTTTGCATTGCAGGCCTTTAAGGTGTATAGTGTAGATTACCTGATGAAACCTATCGATGTCAAAGATCTGCAGCGGGCTATAGAAAAATACGAGTACTTTAAGGTTCCGGCTAATCCGGCATTGAACATTTCCAAGATCGCGGAAGAATTTTTTAAAAGGGAGCATACGCGCTTTATTGGTAAGATAAACAATCAGCTGGTGTATGTTAAGGCCAGGGACATTGCTTATGTTTATTTTCTGGATGGGCTTACCTGGGCCATTACCTTGACAGATCAAAAGATTCCGCTGGATTATTCACTGGACCAGATTGAAAAGATGCTGGACCGAAGTTTGTTTTTCAGGATCAACCGCAAACTGATTGTGCATATTGATGCCATCAGGAAAATTACGACCTATTACAACAGCAGGTTTATTGTGCAATTGTTTCCGGCAATAGATACCGAAGCGATCATCAGCAGGGAAAGGGTAGGCAGTTTTAAGGCCTGGCTCGAAGGGAGGGGGACGGTTTAGATGATCGCGGTAACCTGTGCAATTATAGTTGATGAAGAAGGCAGGGTATTGGTGGCGCAACGGAGCGCAGCCATGAAATTGCCTTTAAAAATGGAGTTTCCTGGTGGTAAAGTTGAGGAGGGTGAAACGCCCCAAGCCGGTTTAATCAGGGAAATCAGGGAGGAATTGGGGGTTGATATCGCAATTATAGCTGAAATACCAGCGAATGAGCATCACTATCCTGATTTTTCCATACGGTTGATCCCCTATACTTGTCGCATTATAAGCGGGGAAATTTTTTTAAAAGAGCATGCAGCTTATTTCTGGCAGGCCCCGCACAATTTGACGGAATTGGACTGGGCAGCTGCTGATATTCCGGTGGTGCACAATTATCTGGCTCATATAGGCGCTAAAGATAATTAGGCCTACCAGCTGCTGCCGGCACCGCCACCACCAGAGGATCCTCCGCTGCTTGTTGAAGAGCTACTGGAGGAAGAACTACTTGAAAAAGAAGATGAACCGGAAGAAGAGGAGGAACTGCTGCTGGAAGGCGTTGGAATCTGTGCAATTTCGAAGCGGATCGTTTCTAAAAACTTACAGTTGGCGCAAATATAATATTCATCGCCATAGCCGGGTGCATACCTGGTAGCTCTTTTTACAATCTTCCTGTCGCGGTATTTAAGGGTTTTAAATTTACATTCAGGGCATTCTTTTACTTTTGACTTTAGGTTGCTGTAGTCAAGGATCATGATGTTGTTACAGGACCTGCACTCCCATACATCGTAATCAACTGCGTCAACCTTTTCTTCCGCCAGCTGACCTTTAGAGAGGAACTGATCTTCTTTATCATCGTCCAGGCATTCCATAGGATTGCTGCATGCCGCGCAATTGTAGCTGGCAAACCTTCGCTGGTATTGTGCATCTGCGTAGTTTTTCCAATACGCTTTGAGGAAGGGGAAAGAAAAGAATTTTAAAACAGCATGTTCTGCTGGTTCGTGGCTTTTACGCCAGACAAGGTACTGCTGGTGCCGGCTTTTTCCGCTCAGGGAAGCTTTTAACAAGCTGCTCAGTATCAGAAAATGAAGGTTTACGTATAACCAGATAAAAGCAAGAAGGATCAGTAAGGCCCTTACATTATACCAGTCGCCCGGATGGTACAAATTCAGGTAGACGACAAATATTGGTGGGCCGAATGTTATAAAATAGGCAAATGGATTCAACCATTGCCTTTTGAACTGATAACGGTACAGAACAGCGGCAATTGGCCAGGCAAAGATTGCGTATACAATAAATATGCAGATGGTAAGCCAATCTGCAATGGGGCCGGAACGTTGTTGTACCGGCTGCTGTTGAAGCAGAGGCTGTATAGCTTCTGTTTGGGGGCTGGCTGCTGTGGCACTATCGGCAACAGGTTCCTGAGCAGGTACTGCCATATCAATTGGTGGCGGTGGAACGATGTCCACTGCCGGCCCTGGGTCA
This window encodes:
- a CDS encoding TPM domain-containing protein, with product MKYALILLFLSVFTISGCQQSKKDVLSKIPDPKSLNETYVSNPDGILSAETVAALNSKLSPLDQAGTAHIDVVFVKSIGEHVPKDIAHELFRAWKIGSSETNNGLLVFVVEDQRRIEFETGYGLEGILPDMICKRIQEDYMIPHARNNNFDLAITQGVDALIRRLNSQSAEPYADPATDDPGPAVDIVPPPPIDMAVPAQEPVADSATAASPQTEAIQPLLQQQPVQQRSGPIADWLTICIFIVYAIFAWPIAAVLYRYQFKRQWLNPFAYFITFGPPIFVVYLNLYHPGDWYNVRALLILLAFIWLYVNLHFLILSSLLKASLSGKSRHQQYLVWRKSHEPAEHAVLKFFSFPFLKAYWKNYADAQYQRRFASYNCAACSNPMECLDDDKEDQFLSKGQLAEEKVDAVDYDVWECRSCNNIMILDYSNLKSKVKECPECKFKTLKYRDRKIVKRATRYAPGYGDEYYICANCKFLETIRFEIAQIPTPSSSSSSSSSGSSSFSSSSSSSSSSTSSGGSSGGGGAGSSW
- a CDS encoding (deoxy)nucleoside triphosphate pyrophosphohydrolase, translated to MIAVTCAIIVDEEGRVLVAQRSAAMKLPLKMEFPGGKVEEGETPQAGLIREIREELGVDIAIIAEIPANEHHYPDFSIRLIPYTCRIISGEIFLKEHAAYFWQAPHNLTELDWAAADIPVVHNYLAHIGAKDN
- a CDS encoding LytR/AlgR family response regulator transcription factor translates to MKIIIFEDEKHNAERLVQLLQKCLEAVEVLAIIESVEEGLRWLSNNENAAELIFMDIQLSDGNCFELFEKMEIQTPIVFTTAYDSFALQAFKVYSVDYLMKPIDVKDLQRAIEKYEYFKVPANPALNISKIAEEFFKREHTRFIGKINNQLVYVKARDIAYVYFLDGLTWAITLTDQKIPLDYSLDQIEKMLDRSLFFRINRKLIVHIDAIRKITTYYNSRFIVQLFPAIDTEAIISRERVGSFKAWLEGRGTV
- a CDS encoding sensor histidine kinase; translated protein: MNTAQVEAVFQSKLFKYSIRIFVLLIFSIIFKSFDLTFPKNSSPYFFRAQAFSLMFVLVGLVVWEGAVRLSKYVERYVFNKNLSYKLLFLCFSLIVYGLLSSFLFGFSYSVFDILLYKKYEAWTSFSSLSYDLYFGAFMFYLLILAYSGIVFYYKNWKESQLNAERLMRENIQAKYDVLKSQIDPHFFFNSLSVLTNLVYKSADLSAEYITQLAKSYRYILDKKFENLVSIRTELEFLESYSFLIRIRHQSSIVFNIDIEEKTMHTGMVPPATLQMLVENAVKHNRFSANDPLHINIRDEGDSLIVSNDLRKRSGLHNSIGVGLDNISKRYELTSDKRIEITETNDEFIVKVPIINTYEDYHIRG